ttatagATTATTTGACACACAAAtatctttatttgattttttattattatcagatgaaaagtgattttttattaattaattcgGAGAGaagtatattaaatattagagTACTtttattctaaactaatattattatatatttatatgaatgtatacaaatatttcgatAACTTCTACTTATTTGTGgtaattatttttcacaaaaatagcTAACTAAATAGATTCTAAATCTGatgctttcaaaacaaaatatttgattattttaaactaatttgtaTTAGATTAatgtaattgtatttttttattttttttataactttaaaaatgCTTATTTgactatttacaaaattttaaaatgtactcGTTATGTCACAAAAACTGTCTTgataaaatttacataaattcGTGGCTGCACTTAATATCTTAttagattataaaaaatgtCATGCAGAACAAAGCACAAGAAAGTAAAgcattagtttaatatttactaatatatattgtattacaatttttaatcaatttagcATGCTATATttccttttactttatttattgatattctTAATGGAATCAAGATAATTTTACAAGATTTTGGCTGGTATTTAATTTGGATACCAAATCCTATAGTTGGTTGTTTTAAAATGCTCATTTAGTACAagaatagataaaattatttaaaaacagaaCTTGTATAAtcgatataaaatataaatattttattatttaagtatgAAGTATGTTGGGATGTTAGTAAccaattgaatttttaaaaagatgttgCATGTGACCATGTAAAATGAAATGTGTAATCACGTTATAATAtcgtttctaaatttatataagataaatatatatgattttaaaattaaaataaacaagtttGAAAAGATGAAAGTTCAACgataaaatttgtgaaattaaaaatgcattgattgattttgtaaaaatgcaaaaagtttaataataaatgtataGTTTAGATATAAGGCATATTTTACTATATATCGAAAGTCACCTAGCATTAGTATATTATTAGACCATTAATGATTTGATAGCTAattgatagaaagaaaaaatagataattttaaataataagattCACATCACTACAAGTTTAAAGGCAAAATtcccaaataaaataatataaaaggttAGTGGTAAACTATACTTgctataaattattgatttcttatattaattaatcCTAACCATGATATTTTGGGTCATATATAGATTATTTCTAAGTAATTACTTAACGTTTATATATTTAGCATCTTgatttatcattaatattaaatgtatcataaaatttataatttagagttatttttaaatacttaatatttGTTACAATTTATGAAGTTATTAACTCGGAGTTGCATTATAATTCTTTGAGatctaattatataaaaaaaaattcaaaacctcTAGAAGATACAAGTAAGAAGGCAACAAATTGGTACGAGAATGCGTTTCCTttatttcatattcatttttttttaaatttatctaaatCCTCTTTTACCTATGGATATAATACTTTTATCTCGTATTcatgtcttttttttattatttcaatatcaattaactttttttataatatacaaaatattatgaCAAAAATTCATTGGATATTCTGACTAAAACTTTGTAAGATGTCACGATAGTTTAAGATCTATTCCaagttacatttttatttagttgGTGGTGCAGTTTCTTAGCATAGTGTCAAGCAAAATATTACGGCTTCATCTATTATGACTGCAAAATTTGTAGCGTGCTATGAGACATCAAATCAAGGAATATGGTTAAAGAATTTTGTCATAGGATTGCACATTGTGAAATGAATTAAAAGACCACTTAAGTTATAATGTGACGACAAATCAGTTGTATTATATTCGAACAATAATAAGTGCTCGAGCAAGTCAAAGCACATTGACATCAAATTCTTGGTTGTTAAGAAAATGTGCATAGTGGATAGATTTTTATAGAATACATAGGGACAAACTACATGATGACAGATCCTCTTATTAAAGGACTTCTACCAAAGGTCCTTCATGAGCATGTTGCTCATATGCAGTGGTGGATCTTGACTAAAATtattgggggagccaaaataatatacttaaaatttatatatttattatttttactaatttaataaaaaataaatagataatttagtatagttataactataaaagaattatccattatttttttatattcttgaacttatcaaattattcgatcataactaaatttttcagctattttttttcaatataaataacaatattatctacaaatattcatttttcattttattaatgtgCACATATGATTCAAAAGTCGtcacaaacattttattttattgttgtgcGGTGTCCTGTTTTGATCTTCACTtctcttttatcaattttttaaaaatggatttattcttttgtttttcatcaatatacctatttaaaaataagtttaagactaaaacataatttatcaaaatctaataaaaaattaagagacaacaaaaaattatgatcATCAAGTCTACTtaaaaattgtctataaaaaatcacataatacattacttactcttctatattcataaaaaataatatacaaaatgtcatgagataaaaaatagtgctaaatattaaacaagtattttactattaaatgaaatgagttttttttttctttaaaaatggaagaaaagatataaacgagaacaaaaaataatgagtttctatttaacttttttttttctttaataacaaaagaaattagaTAAAAGTGATAGATGACTACAACAtatgaaaaactcaaaagacaataaaaagaaaaaataaaaattatcttaataatttttttaatttattatatttgaatttatatttttctatttattaatattaaatattatactttataaaaaaataaaaataataattaatttaatttcattaattcttcaatataatattgttctgGTTCAGAAAAATACTAGATAATTCTTCACCAAAACAGAAAGAAAGTTTTTGTGACTTGTTTAGGTCAAAAAATCTCTCATCCCTTGACCATGGGAGCAACCTtcttatttatatcataatcagttacaaaatattaaattctagatatacaaaataaaaaatgaaattatcttCTGCTCCCAAAATAtctctaaatataataacaaactCATTAACTCCTAAAAACAACACCAAACACGGAACTTAATTCAGTTAATATTCTCCCTCGGTGCCTCACCGACCCGATACCAAAATCCACTTGTCCTCTTGGTCTTCAACCGAACCACTCCTCTAGTCCAGTACATAGCTCTCCAAATTTTGCACGATCTTGTCTTCAAAACGAGGAGAGTAGAATTTGTTTTGTCAATAACTGCCCTTCACCACTCCTCGTAAAATCATCATTACTCCCTGCATTCGCGCCTCCACGTGTAACCCATCTAACGGTTCCCCTTTCACTCTCCTTTTTAAATACCAAGCGACGCTTGTTTCGCTCTTTTAATTCGCACCATTAAACTATCCCTTCACCTTTCACATTCGTCACACTCAAGCTTTTTCGACTCCCCAACATCTTTCTCAACCGCCATTTCCTTCTTCCAAGTATTTCTTCTTTTCCCGTTCAAATTTCACACCTGCGCTCTCTTGCTTTCTGTACTTACTTCTTATACATTATTTCTGTTTTCTGTGCTGTGTTTTAGCTTTGcacttgtttttttcttctctgaACGGGAAATTTGAACGCAAGAGAGCGCAAGTGTGAAATTTGAACGGGAAAAGAAGAAATACCTGGACGAAGGAAATGGCGGTTGAGAAAGATGTTGGGGAGTCGAAAAAGCTTGAGTGTGACGAATGTGAAAGGTGAAGGGATAATTTAATGGTGCGAATTAAAAGGGGGAAACAAGCGTCGCTTGGTATTAAAAAAGGAGAGTGAAAGGGGAACCGTTAGATGGGTTACACGTGGAGGCGCGAATGCAGGGAGTAATGATGATTTTACGGGGAGTGGTGAAGGGCAGTTATTGACAAAACAAATTCTGCTCTCCGCGTTTTGAAGACGAGACCATGCAAAATTTGGAGAGCTATGTACTGGACTAGAGGAGTGGTTCGGTTGAAGACCGAGAGGACAAATGGATTTTGGTATCGGGTCGGTGAGGCACCGAGGGAGAATATTAACTGAATTAAGTTCCGTGTTTGGTGTTGTTTTTAGGAGTTAATGagtttgttattatatttagagaTATTTTGGGAGCAAaagataatttcattttttattttatatatctagaatttaatattttgtaactgattatgatataaataagaAGGTTGCTCCCATGGTCAAGGGATGAGAGATTTTTTGACCTAAACAAGTCAcaaaaactttctttttgttttggtgaAGAATTATCTAGTATTTTTCTGAACCAGAACAAatactatttaatttaaaaaatacatttaatttaaataattttaaaatatatacaattttaaaaaaattaaatacataaaatttaaaaaatttgaaaaaaaaattggaaaagttTGGGGGGGTTGTGGCCCCCGCCTGCTCTTTGATAGCTCCGCCGCTGCTCATATGGGTGTTTTACTTTGAGGAATCTAAGGTTTAGTGGGAGTTAgtcactttttgttttttatgttctatatttaattttaagtatgcatacataaaattaaatatatggtTTATTATTCAgaaattacattttatatattaaggtTATTATATTGATCATTGAGATAAGGTAAGTACTAGTTGAAAATAGACCTGTTTAGGTCACCTTCATGTAATATTTCATGTTACATATTTCATGATGAGTGCATGTCATTTGGTTCTATTAGCATTGGTGATCATTGTCAGGTTTAGTTGCGATTAATGTAATTAACactgttttgattatatatgtgGATGTAAGGATCTTTTGAATACTCAAGgtatataatgttatttttgaGCTTATAAAGTCTAACACACTTATATTTATAAGGTTTATAAGATATATAGTTGAAATCACCGAGAGATTGCTAGTAATTTGGgccatattatatatatatatatatatatatatatatatatatatatattataaataattaaacactaCTAGAATTTTCCATATTTCATGGAGATTTTCTTGcgatttttttacaaaaattggcaggaaaagtgttttctaccattttttctacaaattttgATTGGCAGGTAATACCTTCGTGGATAATTAATTACCGTGGAATTTGAAAATTCGCAAAAAAATTTTTTGcaaatctttttataaaaaatattcgcagcaaattctcttaaaaaaaaaaatctgcagCAAAATTTTTTGcgaaaaaatcaatttgaaaatcAGCAAGTACTTTTTcctacaaattcaaattttgcaagTAATTTTCTTGTGTATTTTAAATTCACAAGTAATTTTTTGCAAAAGAATTCCCAAGTAACTTTTCTTGCGAATTTTGAATTTGTAagtatatctttttattttattgcagGAAATTCCGCAAGAACtttctataataaattaaaaaatatataattctctTCAAAAcctagtatttttattttaatatttatatagtttttaattgtaattttatccaaatttaaattctatacaaattttatattttaattaaataaactatttttcagTATACTATAAAtgaatataacaaatttaaaatttaattgaactataatataaagtaaacaaaacatacaaatttaaaaacataaaaaatcatgagaataaaaatatgaatgaactaaaaatatgatttggcttattatttttgtagtctTACTTTGGCAAGTATTTGTTTTCTCATGATTGATTGAAACCAAACAATGTACTGTACTAAATGTGAGATAGATAACTAAAACGTTTGTCgatgtcaattaaaataaaacaatagtatattattataaaggtATTTCAaccaataacaaataaatatttatttccagatattattcattttctatcaaaatattaaaaaaaatacactactCATCATAAAATACACTATTCAATTTGCCTTTTAGACTTGCTGCCACATATCCACATAATTTCTCAGCTATTTACTCAACCTACAAGagaaaaatgtaaagaaaattAGCAAGCTTgataagaggaaaaaaaaaataaacaattgatAACCATTTACACATTAATTATGTTAAGGATAAATGCATACCACATTTATGGTCATGAATCTGTCCTTCAGAGCTTTCAAAGACGATTCCAGTTTTGACTTCTCCAAATGGCCTGGGCATAAATATGCAACTTTGGAATAAAGTAGTAAGTTGTTAAACTTGAAATAAAATGCATGCTACTATGACAGGACTACAATATTTAGAAATTCAAATGCATAACTTTAACTCCACTTTAATACTTCAAATTCTACAATATCAACCCAAACAACAAAGATACAAAAGTTTCATAAgagaaaattcatttttaactagataaatacataaataaactGGTAGTAAAATTCTGGTAAATCAAAGGATGTATGCTTCTTATGGACTAAATTTAAAGTACAAAGTTAATGCATGatgaatcaaaaataaaaaaacacagcCTATTGTTTGTTAGTCAAGATCATATTCAACTATGTATGCATCCAATTTAGGGTACCGATAGAATATTAGAAAATTGATGAAGTACTTATATGCAACAATGACAAGAGAATCAGTTAAGTAGCTAAGGTTGGCATTGCTTAGTTGAGGTGCGTCAGAGGCATATAAAATAGAGTAATAGTTTAGgccaataaaattaaatgaaccAGTTAGTAGTCTAGCTTACTCTGCAGTAAAAGTGAAAATTTATCCCAATCTCAAGCACTTGCAAAATCAACCTCTGTTTCATTTTCACCAATTGTTCACCTATTTCACCATAGCCGCTGGAGGCATTACAGTTTAATCAATTCATTCTTaccaaaaaaaggaaaattatagtGTTATTGGAGTACAAACTTATATGAGAATGATCCTAGACCATGTCCTTGTGAGattgaaaaatttaaactaaGAATATGATGATATCAAGGGTCTAAGTAGGCAAAGAAACCTCTTCAATCTCCTTCATAACTCAATTTCAATCTTAGGAATAGGTTGACAGAAAAATCatcttttttataatgattttcttattttacttaGTAGTTTTACTGTTACTTTCTAAACAATGTATACCTAACCCCCTCACTAATTCTTAAGGGTACAACTCCACTAAAGTTGTGTAGTATAAACACATGTGAGTACTAGAATTGATACAAGAACAGAGGTACAATAATTCTAATATTAGACATAACTCCAAGGTATAACAAGCTTCACTACATAACGAGGCAGACAATGATGGAATTAATACTTATGAAACTTGAACTCACTTTTTTCCACTTTGCTACAAGCTTCTCTCTAGTTgctgatatttttattacaagtCTTGGTTCTTTGTATTTTGTCCTtgcatatatttaaaataaaaacaaatttatatgaTGCTTATGAAGTGAGCCATTAATTTAAAGTGCAGATTATTGCatattataaacaaattcaaaGTGTAGAGCATTGCAAGTGTGAAACTAGTTTCTCTATGATTCAACTGAACAACTATttagaaaaattacaaattagcAAATTTTCTACTTCTAAAACCATTGGAATTTACAGCTGACTAAATGAGTGATAAAGCATATTATTACATTGTTACTAGCGCCTTAAACAAACTGAATCATCAAAAATAGTATTGCTAAAAGAGTGTAAAAGCTAACCTCAATTGACGTCTCTATTGAGCCAGTGGATGGTGGATTCCTTCGTCTTCTTTAGACCCTGCTTGAATAACAGAATATTGGATAAAGGTGAGAAAGATCACCCTTAGGAAATTATAGGAATAAATATACCAAGGCAGGCAGTATTTGGTGGGCTTCTAGCATACTATGGTATAGGTGATTCAGGTTTAGATTTTTTTGCATGCTTTGTCGTGCGGCAAAATACAATTTTGTTATGCAATAGTTGTTCCAAACAAAACAGGTATCGATGATTTTCAAATAGCTTAGCTTTAAAGAAGCAAAGGTTAGTAACATGGACTACACAAGTTTGTCTGtacataagaaaaattaatgaaacaaaGACAGACAAAACATATGAGGAGGTAATGAAAGGGTAGCAGTTTTAGTTTCAGAATGAAATTGATAGATAATGTTCACTAGAAACATGCATTAGATAGTATCCAAGACAATTACATTCAATATGAAGTAATGAAATGGTTAGATCCTTTTGCTAGGCAAGCTGTATATAAGGAATTTTCTcgtttaattattgtttttcacTTCGAAGATATAAGGAATTAATTTACTGGCTAAGTGAACTAGACAAGTGAGAATTGTGACTTTTGGAATATAGCACAAAAATTACAACATGAATAAAATTCTCATCAAACAATTAGGTATTCGAAAGCACCGCAAAACACAAAATCTATTGACAAATTTGATTAGAGGAAATGCGCGTCTAAGACAtgtcaataaatttaattaataccaCAACCATAAAATGTATCTCCTTCAAATATCAAAGATACACAcaaatcaaacaacaaatacaatcaaagtaaaaaagaaaacctaCCTGATTCACCCGCTCCATGACGACGATATGCTGGAGTTCTCCTTAGCAGAGTTCGAGTCGATCCTCACACTGTTCATCAATGGTGTCGGCTCTGGCATCCTCAAGATCGCCAATCTTGCCATTGACATCATCTAAAAGGTCATTGCGAGTGGCTGCATCCGCGGCGAGGCGGAGCCAGACTCTGCCATTGCGGCACCAGAGGCGAAGATCCTATCCAAGCTCTTTGAATCGATCTACATTTTGGTGACGTCAATTTCGCTCCACATCTTCTCTGACTTCTCATCGTGTTGTGCTTGCCATGTCGTATACATTGCAAACTTGCAATGGTTCCAGACTCTGTTAGGTCTTGAGTTTCTTCACCCTCTGATTTTATACTCTTTTCTATTTACTCAtacaaacttaacaaaaaatgttGCAAAATAATTCATGATTTTGGATTAATTCAAGGGcaagacaaaaataatattaattatattaattaaataattattagttaaatgaatataatttatatttatgacgtatctttctttatttaaatatggaataaaattatctcataaaaatattatattcttacaaattttttaatgatataactaataatatttatagtttttggtcacttttaataaaaatatttaaataaaataaaaataaagattatcaattttgattaaataaatatttaacataaagaatatttttaaaatgttttgcatgtttaaaatatttaagattgAAATGTGTATTCAGTAGTGTATTATAACACTTTTAATAGATGCAGTCATAGtgttattgaaaatataaaataacgtaGTGAAATGAAATTTCTATAACAATAAAGGAAAGTATAcggaaaatatgaaaaaaattacttcaaaatttataaataactatagtaatttttttgcatatataaatttttagaaaattttctaaaaatatatatataaatttatttggaaTTTAGATCTggtatgaaatgaaattaaaagacaaataagTTTCCAGTAATTTTTTCATGAAGTTCCTGGAAAAAAATGTCAAGTGAAAATcggcaaaaaaaaattactactttccttccaaattttaaaaaacatttaatattttcttactaatttaaatttgtagaaCAGTTTTTCATGAAATTCCTGCGAAAAAATGTCAAATGAAAATCGGTAAAAGAATTTAGCACTTTCCTGCAGAATTTTAAAAAAcgtttaatattttcttactaatttaaatttgcaGAAAAATTTGcaacaaacataaaatttttGTGTGAATTTTTTCAGAAATTTAAATTCGCAAGAAAAGATCCGTACAATAATAAATTCGCAACAATTTTTGCACGAAATTCctgtaaaacaattttgtaacaaatttGGCAGGTAATCGGTAAATTTCTAGTAGTGAAATATGTTACGAtcgttatattttattaatcaattcaTTAGAGtgatctaattaattatatatttggttaAGTATCTGTCATGAAAATATTAACCgtctaatattaaaaaatgtagatacctataatattgtaatttgatTGAAGAGataagaatattgatttttgaaaaatactaACTTATAGAGGTTACATAAAGAAGTACATTTatgtttctttctctttctcccatcagaaaaaaaaaaaaaaaaccctcaGGATACTTGATTGTTGGAATGTTGGAAGACCAGTTACATATATGAATATGCAAGTATACtcgtaattaaaattaagattaaatatgtcttttatttttaaatttttttaaattttttttctaaactaaattatatatttattttgtctctATATTGTaggtaaaatataatataagatgTGTCgtttaaagaaattcaaaaagatttttaaaatattaaaaaattaaaaataataaaatcaaaccaattcaaattttaaacacttttaagttttctaaaatttaaaagtttttcatCGCAGGAAAAATCAATTATACagaattttaaagtaattttttttattattatactgATTCAACTGATCCTTATAATTTATCTCGCTTTATTTTATCGTTAGTAAACGTATGGTGCCTATAAAAGATAAtgctattattttttaatcggtTAAGTGATACCAGGTCTAATTTACTATAAACTGAAATTCAAGTGCaatttactttaataataacaacatcAAAAATCTATTATAATCATAACAATGACTAACCACAGTtaatattgaataataataacgatacaataaaaataataataacaagtgacacaaaaaataataataacaatagtactaatattgttagttttttttttctttttctcagcACTAATATTGTTAGTAACAATATACCTACTACAACTTGATTATAAACAGAATTTTGAAATGTGATAAGATTTTCAAGTTCTAAGACAAGATgccaaattttaaatataataaatgatctaaaaatatattgtatccAGAGTTGGGACATAAACAAAGTTTGTGATGCATAAAGTAAGATAAGATTAAATAATAGTAGGactcttataatttatttctaatacTAAAAAACATGGTATGTTACATTACCAAGTTGTATAAagataaatacttaaatttgaCAAAGACATACTTCACATCctttatcaaattataaaaagcaaacaaattaaacatgtttttttttatcctaaaaaaataaaatatattttgttttattttatttctaacatttaaaaattgaaaaatatttttagtctatacaaaataagttaattttgattttaattcttGTATGCTTTTAAACTAACCACTAGACATTAATTCGAGGAAAGATAggcaaaaattatttttccgtTCATAACATTGGCCAATCAAAGTAAAAGAAtagtatatgatttttttttttcaattttcacccAATCGAATTTCAGAGTCaccctttaaataaaatataataaaatataatgcatAACTAATCATAACACGTCAAAATCAATTCCCAGGCAAATTGGGATtggaaacaaaaagaaaaaaagaacatgACCTTCAATATTAAGCAACtaagtataaaaaaatcttattaagGATGGAATAAAGCACCCAAATTGGTGAATTTTGCAATTTGTGTTCACAATTATTCAATTATCCATCAAATAAGACTGAACTACTTCATGATGCTGTTATtgacaataaaaatatgaaaagaagcagagaagatgaagaagcaAAGGATGAAATGTTGATGAGGAAACTAAGCGGTATGAGAAGGTTGGTGCTCTTCCTGAACTACTTCATGATGTTGTTTCTCTTGCTGTGGTTGTTCTCCTTGCCATGTCCAAACAATGTCTTCAAGTGCTGGTCTGATATCTTGTGTAAAAAGCTTCTGATACTCCATGGTATCACCATTGGACTTTCGAAGTTCAACCATGTGGAGGTGTGGGGTGATCTCAAAAATCTCAGCATCTACACCTAAACTCCCTTTTCTGCCTTCCTTACAACCCTCCAACTTCAACAATCCTCCATCTTTCTTCCTTACTTTCAAGCAAAGCTTCTTACAAATTTCTTCCAACTTAGAGATTATACTCGAAGCAGGCTTATTTGACATGAACCGCATCTCTTTCATGGGAACAGTGTCCTCAAACATACCAGATAAATCAAAACCAGTTGAGAAGGAGATAATATCAAAAGCATTCAAGTTACAAGGCTTGGTCAGTTCATGCTTTGACTCTGCAATAGGTGGATCATCATTCTCGCACGCTTCAAGTATTCCATCAGCATTCAGGGGAGCTGGTTCTTGGTTTTCTGTTTCTGTAATAGCAGGATTCTCCAACCCCACTTTAAACCaagaatatttcataattctGGCAATTGATATCCTGGATTTTGGGTTTGGATCCAATATTCTGGATAATAACCGGCGAATATCTGGTGCAAACCATTTAGGAAATTTGAATACCCC
This region of Vigna unguiculata cultivar IT97K-499-35 chromosome 5, ASM411807v1, whole genome shotgun sequence genomic DNA includes:
- the LOC114184934 gene encoding CBL-interacting protein kinase 2-like; the protein is MQKMEQKGGVLLQKYELGRLLGQGTFAKVYHGRNLITGMSVAIKVIDKEKILKVGLVDQIKREVSVMRLIRHRNVVELYEVMATKTKIFFVMEHAKGGELFNKLLKGRLKVDAARKYFQQLISAVDYCHSRGVCHRDLKPENLLLDENDNLMVSDFGLSALTDSKRQDGLLHTTCGTPAYVAPEVINRKGYDGIKADIWSCGVILFVLLAGHLPFHDSNLMEMYRKISKGVFKFPKWFAPDIRRLLSRILDPNPKSRISIARIMKYSWFKVGLENPAITETENQEPAPLNADGILEACENDDPPIAESKHELTKPCNLNAFDIISFSTGFDLSGMFEDTVPMKEMRFMSNKPASSIISKLEEICKKLCLKVRKKDGGLLKLEGCKEGRKGSLGVDAEIFEITPHLHMVELRKSNGDTMEYQKLFTQDIRPALEDIVWTWQGEQPQQEKQHHEVVQEEHQPSHTA